One genomic window of Gossypium hirsutum isolate 1008001.06 chromosome D11, Gossypium_hirsutum_v2.1, whole genome shotgun sequence includes the following:
- the LOC107911122 gene encoding aspartic proteinase CDR1, translating to METTSDRVTNALRRSFSSVGRFKSSFVLTQWAQSDITVGSGEYLMNISISTPAFDTVPIVDTASDLIWTQCKPCLQCSQQVAPLFDPNQSSTYQLISYNASQCKNLFQTTCSSNNSCQYSINYPDDSYSNGDLAFDTITLATTTSPTVSVLEIVIGWGHNNGGPSKERNSGVISLGGGELSLISQIGSPIAGKFSYCLLPTSEKNESSKLNFGSNAIVLGDGVVSTLLIKLSSPTFYFLNLKAISVGNKRINYTDVSLGKPGEGNIINDLGTTLILFPSGIYGELESAVATQINATRVQGPEGLSLCYDAKTEFVIPNITMHFTGADVKLQRLNVLCLWFFSTTFSLW from the coding sequence ATGGAAACCACCTCTGACCGTGTAACCAATGCCTTGCGTCGTTCGTTCAGTAGTGTTGGTCGCTTCAAATCATCTTTTGTTTTGACTCAGTGGGCACAATCCGATATTACTGTCGGTTCGGGTGAGTACCTGATGAATATATCCATCAGCACCCCAGCTTTTGATACTGTTCCTATAGTTGATACAGCAAGCGATCTCATTTGGACTCAATGCAAACCTTGTTTACAGTGTTCCCAGCAAGTGGCTCCTCTTTTCGACCCTAATCAATCATCCACTTACCAATTGATTTCTTACAATGCAAGTCAATGCAAGAATCTTTTTCAAACGACTTGTTCTAGCAATAACTCTTGTCAATATTCAATCAACTATCCAGACGACTCTTATTCGAACGGTGACCTTGCTTTTGACACAATCACTTTGGCTACAACAACCAGTCCCACAGTATCAGTTCTGGAAATAGTCATTGGATGGGGACACAACAATGGTGGACCATCCAAAGAAAGAAACTCAGGCGTCATAAGCCTTGGTGGTGGTGAATTGTCACTTATTTCTCAAATAGGATCTCCCATTGCAGGCAAATTCTCTTATTGCCTGTTGCCAACCTCCGAAAAAAACGAGTCGAGCAAACTGAACTTTGGGTCTAATGCTATAGTTTTAGGAGATGGAGTTGTTTCGACCCTATTGATTAAATTAAGTTCACCCACTTTCTACTTCCTCAACCTGAAAGCTATCAGTGTTGGAAACAAAAGAATAAATTATACAGATGTTTCTCTTGGCAAACCAGGTGAAGGTAACATCATCAATGATTTAGGGACAACACTGATTCTTTTCCCATCAGGTATTTATGGGGAACTGGAATCAGCAGTGGCTACCCAAATTAATGCAACAAGGGTTCAAGGTCCAGAGGGTTTGAGTTTATGCTACGATGCTAAAACTGAGTTTGTTATTCCCAACATTACAATGCATTTCACTGGTGCTGATGTCAAATTGCAGCGTTTGAACGTACTTTGCCTTTGGTTCTTTTCGACAACATTCAGTCTATGGTAA